Within the Calditrichota bacterium genome, the region CGAAGATGAGATTGACCGGCGCCTCGGCAACAAACGCCTGTCGACCGGTAGCGGCCCGCAAGTCCTGCATCAACACCGGCTCCAGGACATGCTCCTTGGCATTGTACAGGTACAGGCCCTCCGCCAGCGCCACATAGACGTCGATCTCTTGCATGTTCCGTGCCGTTGGCGCCGTCCGTTTACCGGACTCTGGACGATTCACCCCGCACGCCGCCCACAGCAAGTTGGACAGGACCTGCAAGGGGAGCGGTTTGCTGCTGAAGGCGCGGGAGCTACACCGCGCCTTGAGCGCTGCCATGAGTGGCATGCCCCCTTCCGTTTGCGGCGGCGGGAGCTTGATCACCGTGCCTCCCTGTTCGGCGGCAACAACCGTCGCTATGATCCCCACCATTGCCGTTGCCATGAGCTTCACCAACAGCCTGTCCATGGTACGCCCTCCTCAGTAGAGTCAACTCTGCTCGTCTGGATGTTCCGGTGATGGCTCTACATGCACGATGACCTGACTGACCTGAGGGTTCTGCTGCACAACACGCTGGCGCACGGAGCGAGCGATGTCGTGCCCCTGGCTGACCGTGAGCTGGGGGTCGACCTGGACGTGGACGTCCATCTCCACCATGTCGCCCACACGCCGCGCGCGAATGCCATGGAAGCTGCGCACCCCTGCCGTCTGCGCCACGGCCTTTCTGATGCTCTCCAGCGTCACGTCATCTGGCGCGCGGTCCATCAAGTCGCTGCCGCTGCTCCAGATGATCTTGGCGGCCATCACCACCAGGAAGGCCGCAAGCACCAGCGCCGTCACGTGGTCGACGAATGCCCAGCTTGGCCCTCCAAAGGTCACCACGGCGAGCCCCAGGGCGGCAGTAGCCGACGCCCAGGCGTCGCTACGATGATGCCAGGCATTAGCCACCAGCGAGCTGTCCGACACTCTTATCCCCACGCGCTTCGTGAGCTGGTAGAGCAGCTCCTTGACCGGCACCGAGGCAGCAGCGATAATGAAGGGGATCAACCCCTCCACGGCACTGTGCTCCTCCCGCAAGGTGACCACGGCCGTGTAGCCGATCCACCCGGCGGCCAGCAGAAGCGCTGCTCCCACAAATAGGGTCACCAAGGTGGTCGCCCGCCGATGGCCATAGTTGTGCGCCTCGTCGGCCGGTTTGCGTGACACTCTCAGACCGGCCAGCACCGCCACGTCAGTGGCCATGTCCGAAATGCTGTGCAACCCGTCCGCCAAGATCGCCTGACTGCGGAACAAGAGTCCCGCCACAATCTTGGCGGCCGAAAAGAAGCAGTTGGTGCCCAGGCCCAGCCAGGTGACCCCGGATGGAGTGGTCAGCTGCCCCCAGGCACTGGTCTTGTGCGTTTGTCGTGTCATCGCGTGACTCCCGAAGCACAGGGAATTGCGTCCGCTGGGCACCAAGAAGCTATGTAGTGCAACGTCCCCGGCAATGGCGCGGTGGACAACCTCTGCCACCGACCGCGTAGCCCCATCTCCTGCGCCGCGAGAGCAAAATGGCAGAGGGCAATTCCCATGTCTACCCGCTGCAGGTCGACCGCTCCTGGCACCCGATAGCCACGAGTCCGCTGCAAAAAGAAGTGAAACGCGCCCTGCTCCCCGTCCCACACGACCCGCCACGGCTGGCGATTGGAAGCCCATGGCGCCAGGCGTACCATCTCCAGAGGGGTCGCGAAGGGTCCTGCTTCCTCAGGCGTCAGGGGTTGCGCGAGCGTGCCCGCAAAGAAGAGCTCCTGCCAGGGCTTGCGCGTCGCCGACTTGGCCACTGCCCTGAAGGCCACATCGAGCATACTGCGGCGCTCGTCTGGGTGACCCACCGGGCTCACTGCAGGCAGCAGCTCATCCTCAGCCAGGCGCAGCGCTGCGGCGAAGGAGCTTCGCTTGAAAGTGCCGCCCAGCCAGCAGGTGCCCAAGCCCAATTCCGTGGCTTTGAGCACGGCCGCTTCAAACACAAACCCGAAATCCTCCAGATCCATGGCGCTGCGCCGCACCGCGCCAAGCAGAAAGCCTCGCGCCCCACGAATTACTCCATAGGTGCCAAGTCGCGCCCCGATCCTCTGGCCTTCCCCAAGTTCAAGCAGGCCAAGGCGCACCGAGCTACCGAATGGCCCGGGGATTGGCTGCTCGAGATAGCGTAAAAGCGCCTCGCGCGTCTCGTGCTCTATGCCCCGCCTGGCAAAGGTCCGACACGAACGGCGCGTCCTTATCAGCTCTGTGACTGGCCGCTGGAACATCAAGGCTCCAGAGCCATTTTCCCAAGGGGACCTGGCATCGCACCTTTCTGCCACAAAGGACGCGTAAAGATAGCAAAACTTCCCATCATTTTCAATCACCTTCTTGCACAACGGCCTGTGCGGAGGCGCCGCAGGCGGCTTCCGGCAAACTCCCCTACCAGCGCTCGTAGTGGACGCGCCCTTCCTTGTACCTCTCTTTTCCGCCAATCGGCTCGGCCGGATAGCCAAGGGCCACGATGCACAAGGGGATCACCTCGTCGGGCAAGCCGAATAGCTCGCGCACCCCAGCCACGCGCTCTTCGCGCGGATAGACGCCAACCCACACGCCGCCCAGTCCCATGGCGTGCGCGGCCAGCAGCAGATTCTCCGTGGCCGCAGAGCAGTCCTGCACCCAATAGCCGGGGTGCAGCTCAAGGCGGAGGTCTGCGCAGACGACGATGGCCAAAGGCGCATGGGCGAGCATCTTGCCATGGGGCAACAGTTCGGCGAGAGCCTCGAGCGTGCCCCGCGCCCGCACGACCACAAAGTGCCAAGGCTGCTGGTTGCCAGCAGATGGTGCAGACATGGCGGCAACCAACAGCTTCCTGACCAATTCAGGGGAAACCGGAAGGGAAGTGAAGGCGCGCACACTCCGCCTGGTCACTATCGCATCGTATGCCTCCATAACGCCTCCTCGTCTCTCAGCCAAGCTGGTTCCCCGTACACAACCGCTCTACGCCATAAGCAGCGCACCTGTGCGGGCGTCCAGGATTGCCGTTCCGGGGCTGGGCAAGTCGATGGTAAGCGAAGTGCCATCTTTGAGCCGCACCGCGCGCCTCCCCCCTTCTTTGCTGTGCATACAAAGCAGGCCATGTCCGGCGTAGAACACATCGCCACCCCCGCCGTAAATGTGGGCACCCGCCTCCGCCAGCAACTTCCTCATGAGCGATGCGCTGGTGATGGGCAACGCACAGTACCAGCGCACACTTTCCGCCCCCTGTTTGCGCACAAAAGCAGGCTCAAGACTGTCGGCCATCACCCCGAGCGTCTGCACCTGGGGGTCGTCGACAACGAAGAGCGGCCGCACCGCCTCCACGCTCAGCCGCACCCGCTCTGCGGGCCAGCCGGGATGAACGACAATCAGCTCCGGTTGGGCCTCGCTTTCTCGCAGCGCCA harbors:
- a CDS encoding SagB/ThcOx family dehydrogenase, which translates into the protein MVGIIATVVAAEQGGTVIKLPPPQTEGGMPLMAALKARCSSRAFSSKPLPLQVLSNLLWAACGVNRPESGKRTAPTARNMQEIDVYVALAEGLYLYNAKEHVLEPVLMQDLRAATGRQAFVAEAPVNLIFVSDYDKMGNIPTEAKDFYSATDTGYISQNVYLFCASEGLATVVRNMVDKPALAEKMGLRPTQKVVLAQTVGYPKE
- a CDS encoding cation transporter, whose translation is MTRQTHKTSAWGQLTTPSGVTWLGLGTNCFFSAAKIVAGLLFRSQAILADGLHSISDMATDVAVLAGLRVSRKPADEAHNYGHRRATTLVTLFVGAALLLAAGWIGYTAVVTLREEHSAVEGLIPFIIAAASVPVKELLYQLTKRVGIRVSDSSLVANAWHHRSDAWASATAALGLAVVTFGGPSWAFVDHVTALVLAAFLVVMAAKIIWSSGSDLMDRAPDDVTLESIRKAVAQTAGVRSFHGIRARRVGDMVEMDVHVQVDPQLTVSQGHDIARSVRQRVVQQNPQVSQVIVHVEPSPEHPDEQS
- a CDS encoding nitroreductase family protein, with protein sequence MFQRPVTELIRTRRSCRTFARRGIEHETREALLRYLEQPIPGPFGSSVRLGLLELGEGQRIGARLGTYGVIRGARGFLLGAVRRSAMDLEDFGFVFEAAVLKATELGLGTCWLGGTFKRSSFAAALRLAEDELLPAVSPVGHPDERRSMLDVAFRAVAKSATRKPWQELFFAGTLAQPLTPEEAGPFATPLEMVRLAPWASNRQPWRVVWDGEQGAFHFFLQRTRGYRVPGAVDLQRVDMGIALCHFALAAQEMGLRGRWQRLSTAPLPGTLHYIASWCPADAIPCASGVTR
- a CDS encoding nitroreductase family protein, encoding MEAYDAIVTRRSVRAFTSLPVSPELVRKLLVAAMSAPSAGNQQPWHFVVVRARGTLEALAELLPHGKMLAHAPLAIVVCADLRLELHPGYWVQDCSAATENLLLAAHAMGLGGVWVGVYPREERVAGVRELFGLPDEVIPLCIVALGYPAEPIGGKERYKEGRVHYERW